Sequence from the Paenibacillus riograndensis SBR5 genome:
CTGGAAGTGCAGGGCCCCATCATCGCGGATATCCTGAAAACTGAACAGGCGGCGGCCGATCTGTCTGCAGCAGGCCCGATCCTCAGCAAGCTGCCCGAAGTGACCGGTGAGAACACCGCGCAGACCGGAAGCCCGCTGGAGATGCGTTATTTAACCGAGGGCAAAATCTATAAATATGCACTTCAGGGCATCCGCTCTGCGGGGCAGGGCGATACATTATGGATGGGCATGTTCTATCTGGCCGACGACAGGATTCTGGATGAGCTGGTGAAGGCATCCGCACGCGGAGCCGATATCCGGCTCTTAATGGACCCGAACCAAAACGCCTTCGGGCGGGATAAAATCGGGATCCCCAACCGTCCGGCAGCCATGGATCTGAATAAACGCACGGGCGGAAAGATCGCCATCCGCTGGTATAATACCGGCAAGGAGCAGTACCATACCAAGCTGATGTTCATTGCCAAGGCCAGCGGACCTTCAATCGTTCTGGGCGGCTCAACCAATTACACCGCACGTAATCTGGATGATTATAATCTGGAAAATAATCTCTGGATTGCCCTGCCGAAGACCCAGCCGCTTTATGCGGAAATGGAAAGCTACTTCAACCGGCTGTGGGGCAACAAGGATGCACAATACAGCCTGCCGCTTGAAGCCTACCAAAGTGATGTGACCTGGATGAAGTATGTCCTGTTCCGGATGCAGAAAAACCTGGGCTTCACTACCTTTTAAGGGCAGAATCCCCGCTTGGCTCGCAAGCCCAATGCAAAAGACCGCTAGACACCTGCACCCAGCAGGGTCTGACGGTCTTTTCTAATATCACGCGCGCATCTGGAGATGCACGATTGGCAGCCGTATGCCCCTCATAGCTCAGGTCTTACTACAGCAGTGGAGACATCAGCCTTGCCGCCGATTCCAGCACCCGCTCCAGCAGCCGTTTGTTCATAAACGTCTCATGCACAATCTGGCGGGTCGACAGCAGGTCGCGCTCAAAGTCGGCCACAATCCGGGAGACACTTTCCGTCTGCAGCAGCAGCGCATTGACCTCAAAGTTCAAATGGAAGCTGCGCATGTCCATGTTCGCTGTGCCTATGGTTGCAATTTCGCCATCGGTGATCAGCAGCTTGGAGTGAATGAAGCCCTTCTCATACTCATAGATCTTCACACCGGATTCCAGCAGCGCCGGGAAATAGGAGTGTGAGGCCAGAAAAGGAAGCCATTTATCCGGTTTGGCCGGGAACAGCAGCCGCACATCCAGCCCGGACATCGCGGCTACCCGCAGCGCCGTTAAAATATCTTCATCCGGGATAAAGTATGGGGTAGCGATCCATACCGACTTTTCCGCCGAGGTGATCATCGAGAAGAAAATATTTTTCAGCGCACGGCGCTCGTTATCCGGCCCGCTGGCGATAATCTGTACCGCCCCGTCGCCATTCGTGAACCGCAGCTGCGGGGAGAGGTAGTCCTGCTCGAGAATTTTTTCGCCTGTTGTGTGCATCCAGTCCTGCAGGAAAATAATCTGCATCGTCCGCACCGCTTCACCCCGGAGCAGCATATGGGTATCGCGCCAGAATCCGTAGGTCTTGCTGCGGCTGAGATATTCATCGCCAACATTCAGCCCGCCCATGAAGCCGACATCTCCGTCAATCACGACAATTTTGCGGTGGTTGCGGTAGTTGACCCGGCTGGAGAAAAAAGAAGTGGAATTGCCGTAGGCCGCCACCTGAACTCCGGCATCGCTTAATTCCTTCAGAAAGGCGCGGGACAGCTGAATGCTTCCTACCGCGTCATACATAAATCTGACGGCAACGCCCGCACGGGCTTTTTCAATCAGAATCTGCTGAATGCGGGTCCCGATATGATCGGCCCGAAAAATATAATATTCCATATGGATATGGTGCTGCGCCTGACGCAGCTCCAGCAGCAGTGTGCCGAACGTTTCCTCACCATTGGTCAGGATGCGTGTCTCGGAATTGAATGAAATCGGGGTTCGTGCCAGCCTCTGCGACAAGCCCAGCAGCTTCTGCCGGGTGGTGTCAAAGATCGACCAGTCCTGATGCATGCGCAAAGCATCATTCTCAATCCGCTCATAGGCCATCTGGTCACGTTGAGCTTTTTTATCATATTTGCGCCGTTTGAACACATTTTGTCCGAACAGGAAATAAAGAATGAGTCCCACCACCGGAATCAAGGCCAGCAGCAGAATCCATGACATCGTAGTGGAGGGATTACGGTTCTCCATAAAAATACCGAGGCCAATGGAAATGACAGTCAATGTAGAGAAAACACTGACAATGGTCCCGACGGTGCTGCCCAACAAGCCGAAGCCAAAGTAATAAAATGCCAATAAAGCTGCAATAATGACTATAGCTTGCAATCCTCTTCTCATAGATAACCTACCTTCTCTTTCTGCCTTTCATCACGAAAATGACACATTTATATATTACATGAAGAATCTATTTCTTCCTAGCCAGTATCCGCTGCAAAACAGTAATTTCAACAATAATGTAACCTCTCGGCCGCCTTCAACGTAGCAACATTTGAAATGGCTCCCGTTCTATACTATAATCGGTTTGACTAAGGAGTCAATTACAGAACTCCTGGGTCAGAGAGGAGTCGCTTTCTTTGGCAGCTGATAAAACTACGGATAAAAAGGAGCAAATTATCAAAACAGCCATGCAGCTATTCGCTGTGAAAGGCTCGTCCTCCACTTCCATGCAGGAGATTGCCGAGTTATGCGGGATATCCAAGGGCAGTCTCTATCTGGTATTCAAATCCAAGGAGGAGCTGGAGCGCAGCATTTATATATATTGCTTTCGCATGATCCGCGATCCCTTGCAGCAGGAAGAACAGAACAGCTCAAGAACGCCGCGCGAGAAGCTGCGCAACCAGATTGAGATTCTGCTTCACCATGTGTACGAGCTGCG
This genomic interval carries:
- the cls gene encoding cardiolipin synthase, which gives rise to MRRGLQAIVIIAALLAFYYFGFGLLGSTVGTIVSVFSTLTVISIGLGIFMENRNPSTTMSWILLLALIPVVGLILYFLFGQNVFKRRKYDKKAQRDQMAYERIENDALRMHQDWSIFDTTRQKLLGLSQRLARTPISFNSETRILTNGEETFGTLLLELRQAQHHIHMEYYIFRADHIGTRIQQILIEKARAGVAVRFMYDAVGSIQLSRAFLKELSDAGVQVAAYGNSTSFFSSRVNYRNHRKIVVIDGDVGFMGGLNVGDEYLSRSKTYGFWRDTHMLLRGEAVRTMQIIFLQDWMHTTGEKILEQDYLSPQLRFTNGDGAVQIIASGPDNERRALKNIFFSMITSAEKSVWIATPYFIPDEDILTALRVAAMSGLDVRLLFPAKPDKWLPFLASHSYFPALLESGVKIYEYEKGFIHSKLLITDGEIATIGTANMDMRSFHLNFEVNALLLQTESVSRIVADFERDLLSTRQIVHETFMNKRLLERVLESAARLMSPLL